AACCGGTGTTAGTGATCGCAATTTCACTCAGTGATTTTACCGCCAGCTTTAAAGTGACGTTTAACATCAGACTACCATCCTCATTCAGTGTAGACTCGACGTTCTTTACAGCCATCTTTTTACAGCAGATCCCCACAGGTACGGTCACAGACTCATAACCAATAGACGTAAACAACAGCACCGCATCATCATGCACACTGCTCAGCTTATAGAAGCCGGAACCATTGGAAGTAGTACCGAACACCGCGCCTTTTACCTTTACGGATACACCCGGCAGCAGCTGTCCCTTGTCGTCTCTTACGAAACCACTAATAGCAGGAAGGATCACTTCCGGAATGTCTGCTACTGTATTCTCCTTCGCAGGAGCGTTGGTAACAGCACGTTTGGTAATGAAAATAGTTTTGTCTTCGAGAGAATAACCGAGCGCGCGCTGAGTGAGTATCCTGTCAAGGAATTCATTCAGCGGCATGTTGTGTGCACTCACCGTTACCGGTGCCGTTTTCTTTACGACGTCAGGATTGTAGAGTACGACATAGCCTGTTTGCTGTTTGACTACACCAAAGATCGTTGATAGCGGAACGTTATTGCCGGAATAGCTGATGACCTGTGACCAGCTCGTGGCACTTACCTGCATTAGAAATGCGAACATGAAAAGAACATTCAGTTTCACTGTCTTCACTGTTTGTGGTGATAACCGGAAAGTTCGCCGTTTGGCGGCAGGCATGGCATGCCCGTTCCGGTTACATAAAGCATAAAAAAACATACTTTTGTAACGGTTTCTGGTTGATAATGACAAATAAGCAGTATAGGACCTACTTGTTGTTTAATTATGTAGACCGGAGGCTTTCCCCGGAAGTGCTGGAACACTTCCGGTTTTTATTTAAGCCAGGTCATCATGTTTAAGGATAGATAGTAATCTTTTGTCCCTCGATTTTAAAATTGACCCCCATGGCAGCCAGGCCTTTAGTTACCTGCTGCAGACTTAAATTTCTTTGCATTTCCCCTGTAAATGCGATGTCCGGCACTTTGCCCGCAAAGACCACCTGTACATCATACCATCTTGACAACTGGCGCATCACTTCCGGCAGACCGGCCCTTCCGTTGAAGATAAACAGTCCGTTCTTCCAGGACACTGCCTGGTCAAGGTCTGCGTGTTTCTCTACGTCAATACGATCAGTGGTAATGGCAGCCTGCTGTCCCGGCTGAAGTGTAACGGTGTGTGAAGCTGTGCTGATTTTCACCGCCCCCTCTAGTAAGGTAGTTCTGATACTTTGTTCATCTTCATAAGCATTAATATTAAAGTGAGTTCCCAGCACTTCGATAGTGCTTTGCTGGTTGACCACAACCCTGAACGGTATTCTGTTTCCTTTTGCGTCGGCTTGTCTGGCAATTTCGAAATAGCCTTCTCCGGAGAGATACACGACACGTTCTCCCTGCCGGAAAGCGGCAGGAAATTTAATTGCTGATGCTGCATTCAGCCACACCTTACTGCCATCGGGCAATGTGAGGGCAAACTGCCTGCCGCGGGGTGTGGTGAGCGTATTCAGTGCGTTGTTACTACTGTTTTGCCCATCCACTATCAGCTCCCCTCCTTTCTTACTGATGCCTTCACCGGCACTCCCACCGATCGCGCCATCCCCCTGGTTATCCAGTACCACCTGTTGTCCGCCGGCCAGTGTGAGGATAGCACCATCGTGTCCCGGAGCGATCTCCCTGGTAGTGACGGTGGCTACCGTGCCAGATTTCACAGGCGCATTGCTTCCCCGGAAAAAATAGATGCTACCTGCTATCACGAGTGCAAGCACCGCAGCGGCCACTCCATAGAAGTACCGACGTACAGGCATTTGGCGGGTATGGCCTCCTGCAATGGATGCAAACACCGTATCCAGCCGCTCATCACTGATGTGCGTCGCTTCAGGCGCTACTGCTGCCAGCTGCTCCATATGTGCGACTATCAGCTCCCTGTCAGCCCCTTCCAGCAGGAACGTTCTGAGTTCGCTGGCTTCTGCAGGACTGGCAGTACCGGCATAGTACTGATTAATAAGATATATGATCCGCTCTTCGCGTATATTTTCAGGCATATTTTGGTTGTGGTTGAAAAGAAGTATAAGCCCCCTTTAATTGTAATAACGTTTGAAGGAAACAGAGGGACTACTCAACATTAAAAAAAATTAAAAAAAGATGCGGGTGGCGTCATTCATGAACTGCCTGACTGCCTTTAAAGCTGTTACCAGCTGGTTTTTCACGGTATTTTCAGAAATATTCAAATATTGGGAAATTTCCTGATGGCTGAGTCCTTTCAGGCGGGATAACTGGAAAATGGTACGGCGCTGAGGGGGTAAACGGTCAATCGCCTCATGCAGCAGGTGATTACTTTGTACACCTTCTATATAGTCTGTTACATTATTGGAGGAGGGCTCTCCGGGGGTGGCGGATAATAAGTGGAAGAATTTTGCTTCATTAGCGGCTTTCCTGATATAATCGTACCCCAGGTTGGCAGCCACACGGAACAGCCAGGGGGCTGAGTAACCTTTCTCACCAAGGGTCTCACGATTTTCCCACAAACGGGCAAACGTCTCCTGTACAATTTCTTCTGCGACAGGATCAGACTTTACAGTCTTGAGCACGAAACCATATAATTGCCTGTAATAATGGTAGTAAACCTTACGGAACGCAATCTCATTTCCTTCCCCAATCTGCCTGAATAATAAAATTTCATTATCTATAGGAGGAGCCATGACCGCATAAAAGTAATGGTTTTTAGCAGGAAATTATAGCAGGAAGAAAGAAGTAATCAGGAATGGGGAATGGTTAAGTCTTACCAGACCATAAAGCTTCCGCCAGTACAATAGGTTCCTTATTTGTGAATTTTGATTATTTTGATGGAGGTTTAATATGCTTACCCAGATCTTTAAATAGAACAGTCTGTTAAATTACAGACTGACATTTGAAGCCGTAATTCCTAATTGATTATGAAAAGCCCACGTCTCCTTGTATCAGCCCTGCTATTCATCAGCCTGTCCGCTTCCGCCCAAAAGCTACCCGACTGGGCGATCGGTCCTTTCGTAAGGCCTCCGGGCGTGAATCCCGTCATAGCACCCGATTCCACTACCCGCTTTTACGACCCGTTACGGCAGGAGCCGGTGGACTGGGAAAGCAACGACACTTTCAATCCGGCTGCCGCTGTCAAAGACAACCGGGTCTATGTCATGTACCGTGCAGAAGATCGGTCAGGCATCGGGATCGGACATCGTACCTCCCGTATCGGACTGGCAGAAAGCAGTAATGGCACCAGCATGAAACGTCTGGGTAAACCGGTATTGTTTCCGGATAATGATGAACAGCGGGAATTTGAATGGACTGGTGGATGTGAAGATCCTCGTGTGGCAGTTACAGAAGATGGCACCTATCTGATGCTATATACCCAATGGAATAAAAAAGTGCCGCGGCTGGCAGCTGCCACGTCCAAAGACCTGAAACACTGGAAGAAGCATGGTCCTGTTTTCCAGGACGCCTATAATGGCCGTTTTCATAACATCGCCTCCAAATCAGCATCCGTGCTGACCACTTTAAAGAATGGCCGGCTGCAGATCGTGCCACACAATGGTAAATACTGGATGTACTGGGGTGAAAATCATGTGTATGCAGCTACGTCAGATAATCTCGTTGACTGGGTCCCCGTGGTAGATGAACAAGGTAAGTTGAAAGAGCTGGCTTCTCCACGGAAAGGTTATTTTGATAGTCACCTGACGGAATGCGGCCCTCCGGCTATACTAACTGACAAAGGCATTGTGCTGCTGTATAATGGTAAGAACCGTTCCGGTGCAGACAGCGATACCAGCTATACTGCCAATTCCTATTGCGCTGGTCAGATGTTGTTCAGTGCAACAGATCCTTCCAGACTGATCACCAGACTGGATAAACCGTTTATGGTACCGGTGGAATCGTTTGAAAAAAGCGGACAATATCCTGCGGGAACAGTATTTATAGAGGGGCTGGTCTATTTCCAGCACAAATACCTCCTGTATTACGGCTGTGCCGATTCAAGAGTAGCAGTAGCTGTCTACGACCCGGCAGGTAAATAGCCTTGCATATATTACGATCAGCGGCTGTATCAGCCTTTGCCATACAGCCGCTGTTGCATAGCCATTACTAAGGAATGATCTGCCAAAGCTCCGCATCATACTGGTTCTCGTACCACTGTTGCAGCTTGGTGCCCGGCGTCTGGTTGCTGTTAGGTACATCCAATGCCAGCAGGCTCCTCCGGTTGATCAGTTTGAAATACCCGTTCCCCATATCCTGTACTCTCCAATGCTGTGCGACGTTCCCATTGTCCGTCCACTGGATCAGGATATTACCTGCATTGAGGGAACCACCCGCATTATCCAGGTTTAAGCCGGAAGCGACGTTGGTGATCTTATAATAACCGTTCCCGAGACTGGTGAAGACCCATTTCTGCGCCGTGTTGTTGTAGTCCGTCCACTGCTGGATCTGCAACCCGGGGGTATTGCTACCACTGGGCACATCCACGCACTGCGAGGTCACCTTGGATTTGATCCTGTACGTACCATTAGCGATGGGCATGGCATATTCCGGTCCTGTAGATGGTGATGGAACAGGAATACCTTTTTCTATCGGATATCCGAAATAAGGGGTGTCACCGTCCCAGGAAAACTGCTGCGCCATCACTCTCCGGTCCCAGCCGGCGCCATCATAATTGGCCGCGTGATACACGATCCAGGACTGAATGCCATCAGGCGATTTTACAAAAGAGGCATGCCCCGGGCCGAATACAT
The DNA window shown above is from Chitinophaga agri and carries:
- a CDS encoding RNA polymerase sigma factor, with amino-acid sequence MAPPIDNEILLFRQIGEGNEIAFRKVYYHYYRQLYGFVLKTVKSDPVAEEIVQETFARLWENRETLGEKGYSAPWLFRVAANLGYDYIRKAANEAKFFHLLSATPGEPSSNNVTDYIEGVQSNHLLHEAIDRLPPQRRTIFQLSRLKGLSHQEISQYLNISENTVKNQLVTALKAVRQFMNDATRIFF
- a CDS encoding glycoside hydrolase family 130 protein, translated to MKSPRLLVSALLFISLSASAQKLPDWAIGPFVRPPGVNPVIAPDSTTRFYDPLRQEPVDWESNDTFNPAAAVKDNRVYVMYRAEDRSGIGIGHRTSRIGLAESSNGTSMKRLGKPVLFPDNDEQREFEWTGGCEDPRVAVTEDGTYLMLYTQWNKKVPRLAAATSKDLKHWKKHGPVFQDAYNGRFHNIASKSASVLTTLKNGRLQIVPHNGKYWMYWGENHVYAATSDNLVDWVPVVDEQGKLKELASPRKGYFDSHLTECGPPAILTDKGIVLLYNGKNRSGADSDTSYTANSYCAGQMLFSATDPSRLITRLDKPFMVPVESFEKSGQYPAGTVFIEGLVYFQHKYLLYYGCADSRVAVAVYDPAGK
- a CDS encoding FecR family protein, with the translated sequence MPENIREERIIYLINQYYAGTASPAEASELRTFLLEGADRELIVAHMEQLAAVAPEATHISDERLDTVFASIAGGHTRQMPVRRYFYGVAAAVLALVIAGSIYFFRGSNAPVKSGTVATVTTREIAPGHDGAILTLAGGQQVVLDNQGDGAIGGSAGEGISKKGGELIVDGQNSSNNALNTLTTPRGRQFALTLPDGSKVWLNAASAIKFPAAFRQGERVVYLSGEGYFEIARQADAKGNRIPFRVVVNQQSTIEVLGTHFNINAYEDEQSIRTTLLEGAVKISTASHTVTLQPGQQAAITTDRIDVEKHADLDQAVSWKNGLFIFNGRAGLPEVMRQLSRWYDVQVVFAGKVPDIAFTGEMQRNLSLQQVTKGLAAMGVNFKIEGQKITIYP